The following are encoded together in the Nocardioides okcheonensis genome:
- a CDS encoding TerC family protein has product MDVPTWVWIATAVVTLAVFTFDLVVIGRKPHEPSMKECATYLSIYVGLAVVFGLGVWWTSGGTPALEFFSGWLVEYSLSIDNLFIFIIIMAKFAVPKELQQFALMVGIVMALIMRAIFIAVGATAINNFSWVFYLFGLFLVYTAVKLAKEGAEDEDEEFEENRVVAFVEKRFPATSEWHGEKLFIKEGAQRMITPMFIVIITLGTTDLLFALDSIPAIFGITKEPYLVLTANIFALMGLRQLYFLIGGLLQRLIYLSYGLAFLLAFIGVKLILHAMHENELPFVNGGEHITWAPEIPIWLSLVVILATLAVTAVLSLWASSRMDAQQQDAATGPRRDWDDD; this is encoded by the coding sequence GTGGACGTCCCCACCTGGGTCTGGATCGCCACCGCGGTCGTGACGCTCGCCGTCTTCACCTTCGACCTCGTCGTGATCGGCCGCAAGCCGCACGAGCCGAGCATGAAGGAGTGCGCCACCTACCTGTCGATCTACGTCGGGCTCGCGGTGGTCTTCGGCCTCGGCGTGTGGTGGACCTCCGGCGGGACGCCCGCGCTGGAGTTCTTCTCGGGCTGGCTCGTGGAGTACTCGCTCTCGATCGACAACCTGTTCATCTTCATCATCATCATGGCGAAGTTCGCCGTGCCCAAGGAGCTCCAGCAGTTCGCGCTGATGGTCGGCATCGTGATGGCGCTGATCATGCGGGCGATCTTCATCGCCGTCGGCGCCACCGCGATCAACAACTTCAGCTGGGTCTTCTACCTCTTCGGCCTGTTCCTGGTCTACACGGCGGTCAAGCTCGCCAAGGAGGGCGCCGAGGACGAGGACGAGGAGTTCGAGGAGAACCGCGTCGTCGCGTTCGTCGAGAAGCGCTTCCCGGCCACCTCGGAGTGGCACGGCGAGAAGCTCTTCATCAAGGAGGGCGCCCAGCGGATGATCACCCCGATGTTCATCGTGATCATCACCCTCGGCACCACCGACCTGCTGTTCGCGCTCGACTCGATCCCGGCGATCTTCGGCATCACCAAGGAGCCCTACCTGGTGCTCACCGCCAACATCTTCGCCCTGATGGGCCTGCGCCAGCTCTACTTCCTCATCGGCGGTCTGCTGCAGCGCCTGATCTACCTCTCCTACGGCCTGGCGTTCCTCCTGGCCTTCATCGGCGTGAAGCTGATCCTGCACGCGATGCACGAGAACGAGCTGCCGTTCGTCAACGGCGGCGAGCACATCACCTGGGCCCCCGAGATCCCGATCTGGCTCTCGCTGGTCGTGATCCTCGCGACCCTCGCCGTCACCGCCGTGCTGTCCCTGTGGGCGTCGAGCCGCATGGACGCCCAGCAGCAGGACGCCGCCACCGGTCCGCGGCGCGACTGGGACGACGACTGA
- a CDS encoding serine/threonine protein kinase gives MSAPVIPGFTFVEHLGSGGFADVFLYEQQWPRQRVAVKVVRPDVPLTDREKYLFTAEANAMARLADHPYIVSVITAGVTAEGGRPFLVMRYCPPPDLGVRVRSNPMSPMDAVSTGIKLASAIETAHRSGILHRDIKPSNVLVTSYHEPALTDFGIAGHMAEVEGDDDVRISYPWSPPELLDGRSNGSVASDVYSLGATIWHLLVGRSPFSIPSGDNSTRALSARILHAAPPATQRPDVPPALDRLLQQCLAKRPEHRPSSALELARALQRIESAAGWARTSVAVEGDRPDAAVAAPDAAVAPDSLEDATAMKPVTVISASGPRRIAAQDPAPHPAEDDGARGPAGLVWAGVGAAVLAVVVGVLVLGGRDEDPGVTVPSASITPSDAVADDLTEAPTLTGRRTARGVLFTWNAPVEMQAGDAFSYFRDDTGDYGTTTKEQLLVRTPDPICLDLRMTRGSDSSPSANQCVT, from the coding sequence GTGAGCGCGCCGGTCATCCCCGGGTTCACGTTCGTCGAGCACCTGGGAAGCGGCGGGTTCGCCGACGTGTTCCTCTACGAGCAGCAGTGGCCGCGCCAGCGGGTCGCCGTGAAGGTCGTGCGTCCCGACGTGCCCCTCACCGACCGCGAGAAGTACCTCTTCACCGCCGAGGCCAACGCGATGGCGCGGCTCGCCGACCACCCCTACATCGTCTCGGTGATCACGGCAGGGGTGACCGCCGAGGGCGGTCGCCCGTTCCTCGTGATGCGCTACTGCCCTCCCCCGGACCTCGGCGTCCGGGTGCGGTCCAACCCGATGTCGCCGATGGACGCGGTCTCCACGGGCATCAAGCTCGCCAGCGCGATCGAGACCGCCCACCGGTCGGGCATCCTGCACCGCGACATCAAGCCCAGCAACGTGCTGGTGACGAGCTACCACGAGCCCGCGCTGACCGACTTCGGCATCGCCGGCCACATGGCCGAGGTCGAGGGTGACGACGACGTCCGGATCTCCTACCCGTGGTCGCCCCCCGAGCTGCTCGACGGCCGCTCCAACGGGTCGGTGGCCTCCGACGTCTACTCCCTCGGCGCCACCATCTGGCACCTCCTCGTCGGACGCTCGCCGTTCTCCATCCCCTCGGGCGACAACTCGACGCGGGCGCTGAGCGCGCGCATCCTGCACGCGGCGCCCCCGGCCACGCAGCGCCCCGACGTGCCGCCGGCGCTCGACCGACTGCTCCAGCAGTGCCTGGCCAAGCGACCCGAGCACCGGCCGTCCAGCGCCCTCGAGCTCGCCCGCGCCCTGCAGCGCATCGAGTCCGCGGCCGGCTGGGCCCGCACGTCGGTGGCAGTGGAGGGCGACCGTCCCGACGCCGCCGTGGCGGCCCCCGACGCGGCCGTGGCTCCCGACTCGCTCGAGGACGCCACCGCGATGAAGCCGGTCACCGTGATCTCCGCGAGCGGACCTCGCCGGATCGCCGCCCAGGACCCCGCGCCCCACCCGGCGGAGGACGACGGCGCGCGCGGACCGGCCGGACTGGTCTGGGCCGGCGTGGGCGCGGCGGTCCTCGCCGTGGTGGTCGGCGTGCTGGTGCTCGGTGGCCGCGACGAGGACCCGGGCGTCACCGTGCCGAGCGCCTCGATCACACCCTCCGACGCCGTGGCGGACGACCTCACCGAGGCACCCACCCTGACCGGGCGGCGTACGGCCCGGGGCGTGCTGTTCACCTGGAACGCGCCGGTCGAGATGCAGGCCGGCGACGCCTTCAGCTACTTCCGCGACGACACCGGCGACTACGGCACGACCACCAAGGAGCAGCTGCTGGTCCGCACCCCGGACCCGATCTGCCTGGACCTGCGGATGACCCGCGGCTCCGACTCCTCGCCCAGCGCCAACCAGTGCGTGACCTGA
- the map gene encoding type I methionyl aminopeptidase gives MGFRDRGLEIKTPEQVEKMRVAGLLVGETLELLRAAVRPGVTTLELDTLAETNIRDHGGIPSFKGYSTPPFPATICASVNDEVVHGIPGERVLAEGDVISIDCGAIVDGWHGDAATTVPVGEVGDDVRELLRVTEESLWRGMAAARLGGRVTDISHAIETYVRAQGRYGILEDYTGHGIGTEMHMAPNVPNYGRKGRGPVIVEGLALAVEPMVTLGSKHTDLLEDEWTVATVDGSMSAHFEHTFTVTPQGAWVLTAVDGGAARLAELGVPFGGR, from the coding sequence ATGGGGTTCCGCGACCGCGGCCTGGAGATCAAGACGCCCGAGCAGGTCGAGAAGATGCGGGTGGCCGGGCTGCTGGTGGGGGAGACCCTCGAGCTGCTGCGGGCCGCCGTCCGGCCGGGCGTGACCACGCTCGAGCTCGACACGCTGGCCGAGACCAACATCCGCGACCACGGCGGCATCCCGTCGTTCAAGGGCTACAGCACGCCGCCGTTCCCGGCGACGATCTGCGCCTCGGTCAACGACGAGGTGGTCCACGGCATCCCCGGCGAGCGGGTGCTCGCCGAGGGTGACGTGATCTCCATCGACTGCGGTGCGATCGTGGACGGCTGGCACGGCGACGCGGCGACGACGGTGCCGGTCGGGGAGGTCGGCGACGACGTCCGCGAGCTGCTGCGCGTCACCGAGGAGTCGCTGTGGCGCGGCATGGCGGCCGCGCGGCTCGGCGGCCGGGTGACCGACATCAGCCACGCGATCGAGACCTACGTCCGGGCGCAGGGCCGCTACGGCATCCTCGAGGACTACACCGGCCACGGCATCGGCACCGAGATGCACATGGCCCCCAACGTGCCGAACTACGGTCGCAAGGGCCGCGGCCCCGTGATCGTGGAGGGCCTCGCCCTCGCCGTCGAGCCGATGGTCACGCTCGGCAGCAAGCACACCGACCTGCTCGAGGACGAGTGGACCGTCGCGACGGTCGACGGGTCGATGTCGGCCCACTTCGAGCACACCTTCACCGTCACGCCGCAGGGTGCGTGGGTGCTGACCGCAGTCGACGGCGGTGCGGCGCGCCTCGCCGAGCTCGGCGTCCCATTCGGCGGACGCTGA
- a CDS encoding FHA domain-containing protein, with translation MEARYATGGGVLVGSGAHWVLLTDPGDEQVVQELWEAVSLTVASGAGVAERVLAIVEKAFDGEPPGLALVDFTSGASTSMSRGSGHVRLAGAGRVLSLDHGADPAHLAPLRRLVGGVVAASRVELEPVSARTAPAPTPRATPAPQAAGALIDGIPDAILAARGPDGPPPRTRVRRPVEDTGSLTDTSEPDPLMVQRIEEGTHTTIRPPAAPQGAHAGASPVGGPEEVDDHDGSTTLRPAHLTHATAPTVLAVSCPLGHLTPPIAPQCRVCHQRVAPQEPRRVDRPSLGGLRLPTGEVVPLDRGVVLGRKPAPAEGSTDWPHLVHLPADHSFVSRRHLSIELDGWDVVARDLDSRGGTTIAPPGREPQRMRPGDAYVLDPGTVLDMAHVYAVRFETGAAVR, from the coding sequence GTGGAAGCGCGGTACGCCACCGGGGGCGGCGTGCTGGTGGGCAGTGGCGCGCACTGGGTGCTGCTGACCGACCCCGGCGACGAGCAGGTCGTCCAGGAGCTCTGGGAGGCCGTGAGCCTCACCGTCGCCTCCGGCGCCGGCGTGGCCGAGCGCGTGCTGGCGATCGTGGAGAAGGCCTTCGACGGCGAGCCACCCGGCCTGGCGCTCGTCGACTTCACCTCGGGTGCGTCGACGTCGATGTCGCGCGGCTCCGGCCACGTCCGGCTGGCGGGCGCCGGCCGCGTGCTGAGCCTGGACCACGGCGCCGACCCCGCCCACCTCGCCCCGCTGCGCCGCCTCGTCGGTGGCGTGGTCGCGGCGTCCCGGGTCGAGCTCGAGCCCGTGTCCGCCCGCACCGCTCCCGCTCCGACGCCGCGGGCGACGCCCGCACCGCAGGCCGCGGGCGCCCTGATCGACGGCATCCCGGACGCGATCCTCGCCGCGCGCGGACCCGACGGCCCGCCGCCGCGGACCCGGGTGCGTCGACCGGTCGAGGACACCGGGTCGCTGACCGACACCTCCGAGCCCGACCCGCTGATGGTCCAGCGGATCGAGGAGGGCACCCACACCACCATCCGGCCGCCGGCGGCACCGCAGGGTGCCCACGCAGGCGCCTCGCCGGTCGGCGGACCCGAGGAGGTCGACGACCACGACGGGTCGACCACGCTGCGACCCGCCCACCTCACCCACGCCACCGCGCCCACCGTGCTGGCGGTGAGCTGCCCGCTGGGCCACCTCACCCCGCCGATCGCGCCGCAGTGCCGGGTGTGCCACCAGCGCGTGGCGCCGCAGGAGCCCCGCCGCGTCGACCGCCCCTCGCTCGGCGGGCTGCGCCTGCCCACCGGCGAGGTGGTCCCCCTCGACCGGGGCGTGGTGCTGGGTCGCAAGCCGGCGCCCGCCGAGGGCAGCACCGACTGGCCGCACCTGGTGCACCTGCCCGCGGACCACTCGTTCGTGTCGCGGCGCCACCTCTCGATCGAGCTCGACGGCTGGGACGTCGTGGCGCGCGACCTCGACAGCCGCGGCGGGACGACCATCGCCCCGCCGGGCCGCGAGCCGCAGCGGATGCGTCCCGGCGACGCCTACGTGCTGGACCCCGGTACGGTCCTCGACATGGCGCACGTCTACGCCGTCCGGTTCGAGACGGGAGCAGCTGTCCGGTGA
- a CDS encoding Ig-like domain-containing protein, producing MRRHRAGIASGAALALALSGILVYVVTAQGYKSHEAELNDGGVWVVNGKKGWSGRMNKPIAQLDGVVPTQDGKTRLDVVQDGAAVVTVNLDASRGQAIETTRLEAQDGGSAAIPTGGQVAMGGGTLASADPDSGKVWAVRYDSQVGTPLMSVVDRQADALAEAGEGAVIAVSLGGTVTAASAAAGTVTTIDPSGAAFAEATTSDLPAEAGEVSQVTAVGERVVTLDAESGRLTVVGGASASVAAGSVLQQPGPDAGSVLVTTPEALLEVDLDSGDTTTVASAGGIPVAPVRLGACVFGAWSGGVGSFARRCGSADVRTETLGGDASSLAFRVNRGEIVLNDATTGTVWDVDRDAPVRIDNWESFTSKKKNDEDENENENQTDADRRPPQAKPDSYGVRAGRTTVLHPLDNDSAPEGRLLSIVDVEQPSGDARVEISPDGQTLVLQMPEKGRDASFEYFIDDGRDGVSAHARVDVVVRGSGDNEAPTLRTGYERPTYQVPDGGSLAVPVLSDWRDDSDGDTLLLDSAVAVGGEQSGATARTTPDGRIRFTAPVSSEGGASTVRVDFAVTDGRSAPVKKAISFQVQARDDQNSFAPRAQPDVVRGEVGKPIKIRPLLNDLPGSDPTNPDADLSLAAKVPPQAGLEVVSDLDAGVVTVTGERAGTYFLSYDAGYGNADLDQGAIRVDVKPKPRRTAAPIAMPDTLTIYGQAPGIVDVLANDLDPAGGLLAVQNASSDRPGQLDVAVVDGRWLRLSAAQPDLLPATQTVSYTISNGAESGVRGEVVVTQRAAPADNTPLTVADKAIVRAGSSVSVPVLDNDVSPSGDRLTLLQDLATGGPSGQLDVVAPVDFTGDKGQAFTSGRLVRFVAPDTVTERESFTVTYVAQNLDDKRAPGTLRVVVVPKDEANDPPEPPTLESRVVGGDEVKIRVPGAGIDRNGDPVTVTGITSAPRLGRIVTYGGNFLQYQAYPRAVGTDEFSYSVVDSQGAFATGTVRVVVVEAGDPQQPLAVEDRLTVEPGRTATFDPIANDFVGSGDAAEVRLVDPPDGVRLDPRTNLVTVPAPAAMTDPPVVVVYTVGNGISESRSTMTLSTAEDFNNPPVVYDAFGSARDSGSVVVDVLEGAYDPDGPVDGLEVADVRGDPSARVVDEVRVRANRGTEPKVLPFVVRDADGGTASASVYVPPTGNGLPFVVDGALVELDEGGDVTGTLGDYVSAPGDAEVRLASGRGSWSASPSPLSVDPQGDSGFRLSAAPGFRGPGALLVEVTSASDTSGNEDSTTTSDGATVLLSIPVQVGDERPELTCPSSPIPISAGQQLDLDIADFCTVFTLDPRDAAGLDYSAEWDQSLDGLDLGAPDGSVVTVTADDAATEGGEAVLTVRAGNSNTQQVRFQLDQAPPPRLSPIKVETMEAGTSRTIDVSTFLTSGVADPSPTIVSVDNLGNPAVRASADGSRLTLTAAKDAGGAQARFRLVVSDVDRGSPPASRRAEGQIEFQVIGTPSAPGAPLTFPLSDEAGTVKMGWSPPDDDGGAPILYYQVREDRSGDIQRCATNSQCVFRGVKIGARYSFQARAVNRVGEGEWSESSKSAKADTKPGRVRAITMVDRGDGTITIGWKRPDTDTSKIQEYEVTYPGGEVVRVPGNVERAPIGGLNNNSQYVFNVRARNDVGWSDPRQSAAFQPLGTPPQPAAPSVTDLISGANQTSVRVAWGAVSPEGPGPTVYTVTYSVDGGKEVAVPGCQKTASLTCTHTGLPYEGNTYTYRVTAANAGANRSPASEGTAITLVGRPAPWADWSVVPTGTSQELRLTYTVPDPRGSASNVDVLVNGVPRSFPNQTGQNTVTVSTPGNDQPYNVELRVCNEKAPAGCTLSGVKQAQSYGPLGDAISEIRPVVNGKNVYWVISGTANGSPVAVRYEVGGYDNGALTINPGVSGRFSVQTRTYTTDGYDKEIRVSVAVVDPAKPSRGTDSGENTTRSAKPPPATVTITRGEICGDGPNTSRTCKQYEGVGCYVNSCSTLVITTSGFEGPWDCTASGSYNPGWDFPEQTSNVSSLAIGWYSPGTQVTVTCESDIGQSASGSTSWPVNNG from the coding sequence GTGCGTCGACACCGGGCCGGCATCGCCTCCGGTGCTGCCCTCGCGCTCGCGCTGAGCGGCATCCTCGTCTACGTCGTCACCGCCCAGGGCTACAAGTCCCACGAGGCCGAGCTCAACGACGGCGGCGTGTGGGTCGTCAACGGCAAGAAGGGCTGGTCGGGTCGGATGAACAAGCCGATCGCCCAGCTCGACGGCGTGGTGCCCACCCAGGACGGCAAGACCCGCCTCGACGTGGTGCAGGACGGCGCTGCCGTGGTGACGGTCAACCTCGACGCGAGCCGCGGGCAGGCCATCGAGACGACCCGCCTCGAGGCGCAGGACGGCGGGTCCGCGGCCATCCCCACCGGCGGCCAGGTGGCGATGGGCGGCGGCACGCTCGCCAGCGCCGACCCGGACAGCGGCAAGGTCTGGGCGGTGCGCTACGACAGCCAGGTCGGGACGCCGCTGATGAGCGTCGTCGACCGCCAGGCCGACGCCCTCGCCGAGGCCGGGGAGGGCGCGGTCATCGCGGTCAGCCTGGGCGGCACCGTCACGGCCGCGTCGGCGGCCGCGGGGACCGTGACCACGATCGACCCGTCGGGCGCGGCGTTCGCCGAGGCCACGACCTCCGACCTGCCGGCCGAGGCGGGCGAGGTCTCCCAGGTCACCGCCGTGGGCGAGCGCGTGGTCACCCTCGACGCGGAGTCCGGCCGGCTGACGGTCGTCGGCGGTGCGTCCGCCAGCGTGGCCGCCGGGAGCGTGCTCCAACAGCCCGGCCCGGACGCCGGCTCGGTGCTCGTCACCACGCCGGAGGCGCTGCTGGAGGTCGACCTCGACTCCGGTGACACCACCACCGTCGCGTCCGCCGGCGGCATCCCCGTCGCGCCGGTCCGGCTCGGGGCCTGCGTGTTCGGTGCCTGGTCCGGCGGGGTGGGCTCGTTCGCCCGCCGGTGCGGGTCCGCGGACGTCCGCACCGAGACGCTCGGCGGGGACGCCAGCAGCCTCGCCTTCCGGGTCAACCGGGGCGAGATCGTCCTCAACGACGCCACCACCGGCACCGTCTGGGACGTCGACCGCGACGCCCCGGTGCGCATCGACAACTGGGAGTCGTTCACCTCCAAGAAGAAGAACGACGAGGACGAGAACGAGAACGAGAACCAGACGGACGCCGACCGGCGCCCGCCCCAGGCCAAGCCCGACTCCTACGGCGTTCGGGCCGGGCGCACCACCGTGCTGCACCCGCTGGACAACGACTCCGCCCCCGAGGGCCGCCTGCTGAGCATCGTCGACGTCGAGCAGCCGAGCGGCGACGCCCGGGTCGAGATCAGCCCGGATGGCCAGACCCTCGTCCTGCAGATGCCGGAGAAGGGCCGAGACGCCTCGTTCGAGTACTTCATCGACGACGGCCGCGACGGTGTGTCGGCGCACGCCCGGGTGGACGTGGTGGTCCGCGGGAGCGGCGACAACGAGGCACCGACGCTGCGGACGGGCTACGAGCGGCCCACCTACCAGGTGCCGGACGGCGGCTCCCTCGCCGTGCCGGTGCTGTCGGACTGGCGCGACGACAGCGACGGCGACACGCTGCTGCTCGACTCCGCGGTCGCCGTGGGCGGGGAGCAGTCCGGGGCGACGGCGCGCACCACCCCCGACGGCCGGATCCGCTTCACCGCACCGGTCTCGTCCGAGGGCGGGGCCTCGACCGTCCGCGTCGACTTCGCCGTCACCGACGGGCGCTCGGCGCCGGTCAAGAAGGCGATCAGCTTCCAGGTGCAGGCCCGCGACGACCAGAACTCGTTCGCCCCGCGGGCGCAGCCCGACGTCGTGCGCGGTGAGGTCGGCAAGCCGATCAAGATCCGCCCGCTGCTCAACGACCTGCCGGGCTCGGACCCCACCAACCCGGACGCCGACCTCAGCCTCGCCGCCAAGGTGCCGCCGCAGGCCGGGCTCGAGGTCGTCTCCGACCTCGACGCCGGGGTGGTCACGGTCACGGGGGAGCGGGCCGGGACCTACTTCCTCAGCTACGACGCGGGCTACGGCAACGCGGACCTCGACCAGGGCGCCATCCGCGTCGACGTGAAGCCGAAGCCCCGGCGCACGGCCGCGCCGATCGCGATGCCCGACACCCTGACCATCTACGGGCAGGCGCCCGGCATCGTCGACGTGCTGGCCAACGACCTCGACCCCGCGGGTGGGTTGCTGGCGGTGCAGAACGCGTCGTCCGACCGACCCGGCCAGCTCGACGTGGCGGTCGTCGACGGACGCTGGCTGCGGCTCTCCGCCGCCCAGCCTGACCTGCTGCCGGCGACCCAGACGGTGTCCTACACGATCAGCAACGGTGCCGAGTCGGGCGTGCGCGGCGAGGTCGTCGTGACCCAGCGCGCCGCACCGGCGGACAACACCCCGCTGACGGTCGCCGACAAGGCGATCGTCCGCGCGGGTTCCTCGGTCTCGGTGCCGGTGCTCGACAACGACGTGTCCCCGTCCGGCGACCGGCTCACGCTGCTGCAGGACCTCGCCACCGGCGGGCCCAGCGGCCAGCTCGACGTCGTCGCCCCCGTCGACTTCACCGGCGACAAGGGCCAGGCGTTCACCTCGGGCCGGCTGGTCCGCTTCGTGGCGCCGGACACGGTCACCGAGCGCGAGTCGTTCACCGTCACCTACGTCGCGCAGAACCTCGACGACAAGCGGGCGCCGGGCACCCTCCGGGTCGTGGTCGTGCCGAAGGACGAGGCCAACGACCCGCCCGAGCCGCCTACCCTGGAGTCGCGGGTCGTGGGCGGCGACGAGGTGAAGATCCGCGTCCCCGGCGCCGGGATCGACCGCAACGGCGACCCGGTCACCGTCACCGGCATCACCTCCGCGCCGCGGCTGGGCCGGATCGTGACCTACGGCGGCAACTTCCTGCAGTACCAGGCCTACCCGCGCGCCGTCGGCACCGACGAGTTCAGCTATTCCGTCGTCGACTCCCAGGGTGCGTTCGCGACCGGCACGGTGCGCGTCGTGGTCGTCGAGGCGGGCGACCCCCAGCAGCCCCTGGCGGTGGAGGACCGGCTCACGGTGGAGCCCGGGCGCACCGCGACCTTCGACCCGATCGCCAACGACTTCGTCGGGTCCGGTGACGCGGCCGAGGTCCGGCTCGTCGACCCGCCGGACGGCGTACGGCTCGACCCCCGCACCAACCTCGTCACCGTCCCGGCCCCGGCCGCCATGACCGACCCCCCGGTGGTGGTCGTCTACACCGTCGGCAACGGGATCAGCGAGTCCCGCAGCACCATGACGCTCTCCACCGCGGAGGACTTCAACAACCCTCCGGTGGTCTACGACGCGTTCGGCAGTGCGCGCGACAGCGGCAGCGTCGTCGTCGACGTGCTCGAGGGCGCCTACGACCCCGACGGCCCGGTCGACGGGCTCGAGGTCGCCGATGTCCGCGGCGACCCGTCGGCACGGGTCGTCGACGAGGTCAGGGTGCGGGCGAACCGCGGGACCGAGCCCAAGGTGCTCCCGTTCGTGGTGCGCGACGCGGACGGCGGCACCGCCTCGGCCTCGGTCTACGTGCCCCCCACGGGCAACGGGCTGCCGTTCGTCGTCGACGGTGCGCTCGTCGAGCTCGACGAGGGCGGCGACGTCACGGGCACGCTGGGCGACTACGTCTCCGCGCCGGGCGACGCCGAGGTCCGGCTGGCGTCCGGGCGCGGCTCCTGGTCGGCGTCCCCCTCACCGCTGTCGGTCGACCCCCAGGGCGACAGCGGGTTCCGCCTGTCGGCCGCCCCCGGCTTCCGGGGCCCCGGTGCCCTGCTGGTCGAGGTGACCTCGGCGAGCGACACCAGCGGCAACGAGGACTCGACCACCACGTCGGACGGCGCGACCGTCCTGCTGTCCATCCCGGTGCAGGTCGGCGACGAGCGGCCCGAGCTCACCTGCCCGAGCTCCCCGATCCCGATCTCGGCCGGCCAGCAGCTCGACCTCGACATCGCGGACTTCTGCACCGTGTTCACGCTCGACCCGCGCGACGCCGCCGGGCTGGACTACTCCGCCGAGTGGGACCAGTCCCTCGACGGACTCGACCTGGGCGCTCCGGACGGCTCGGTCGTCACGGTCACTGCCGACGACGCCGCGACCGAGGGCGGGGAGGCCGTCCTCACCGTCCGCGCCGGCAACAGCAACACCCAGCAGGTGCGCTTCCAGCTCGACCAGGCCCCGCCGCCGCGGCTCTCGCCGATCAAGGTGGAGACCATGGAGGCCGGGACCTCCCGGACCATCGACGTGTCCACCTTCCTCACCTCGGGCGTGGCCGACCCGTCGCCGACCATCGTGTCGGTGGACAACCTCGGCAACCCGGCGGTCCGCGCCAGCGCCGACGGGAGCCGGCTCACGCTCACCGCCGCGAAGGACGCCGGCGGCGCGCAGGCGCGGTTCCGGCTGGTCGTCAGCGACGTCGACCGGGGCTCGCCGCCGGCCTCGCGCCGCGCGGAGGGCCAGATCGAGTTCCAGGTCATCGGCACGCCCTCGGCCCCCGGCGCGCCGCTCACGTTCCCGCTGTCCGACGAGGCCGGCACGGTCAAGATGGGCTGGTCGCCGCCGGACGACGACGGTGGCGCGCCGATCCTCTACTACCAGGTGCGCGAGGACCGGTCGGGCGACATCCAGCGGTGTGCCACCAACAGCCAGTGCGTCTTCCGCGGGGTCAAGATCGGCGCCCGCTACAGCTTCCAGGCCCGGGCGGTGAACCGGGTCGGCGAGGGCGAGTGGAGCGAGTCGTCCAAGTCCGCGAAGGCCGACACCAAGCCCGGGCGCGTCCGCGCCATCACGATGGTCGACCGCGGCGACGGCACCATCACCATCGGCTGGAAGCGGCCGGACACCGACACCTCGAAGATCCAGGAGTACGAGGTCACCTATCCAGGCGGGGAGGTCGTCAGGGTTCCGGGCAACGTGGAGCGCGCTCCGATCGGCGGCCTGAACAACAACAGCCAGTACGTGTTCAACGTCCGGGCGAGGAACGACGTCGGGTGGTCCGACCCGCGGCAGTCCGCGGCCTTCCAGCCGCTCGGCACCCCGCCGCAGCCGGCCGCCCCGTCGGTGACCGACCTGATCAGCGGGGCCAACCAGACGTCGGTGCGGGTCGCCTGGGGCGCCGTGTCACCGGAGGGCCCCGGCCCGACGGTCTACACGGTCACCTATAGCGTCGACGGCGGCAAGGAGGTGGCCGTCCCCGGGTGCCAGAAGACGGCGAGCCTGACCTGCACGCACACCGGCCTGCCCTACGAGGGGAACACCTACACCTACCGGGTCACCGCCGCCAACGCGGGCGCCAACCGCTCGCCGGCGAGCGAGGGCACGGCCATCACGCTGGTCGGACGGCCCGCGCCGTGGGCCGACTGGTCCGTGGTGCCGACCGGCACGAGCCAGGAGCTGCGGCTCACCTACACCGTCCCCGACCCGCGGGGCTCGGCCAGCAACGTCGACGTGCTCGTCAACGGAGTGCCCAGGTCCTTCCCCAACCAGACCGGCCAGAACACCGTCACGGTCTCCACGCCCGGCAACGACCAGCCCTACAACGTCGAGCTCCGGGTGTGCAACGAGAAGGCGCCGGCCGGCTGCACGCTCAGCGGCGTCAAGCAGGCGCAGAGCTACGGCCCGCTCGGTGACGCGATCAGCGAGATCCGGCCCGTGGTCAACGGCAAGAACGTCTACTGGGTGATCTCCGGCACCGCGAACGGCTCCCCGGTCGCGGTGCGCTACGAGGTCGGCGGCTACGACAACGGGGCGCTCACGATCAACCCGGGCGTCTCGGGCCGGTTCAGCGTGCAGACCCGTACCTACACGACCGACGGGTACGACAAGGAGATCCGGGTCAGCGTCGCGGTGGTGGATCCCGCCAAGCCGTCGCGCGGCACGGACTCGGGTGAGAACACGACGCGGTCCGCCAAGCCGCCGCCTGCCACCGTGACCATCACGCGCGGCGAGATCTGCGGCGACGGACCCAACACCTCGCGCACCTGCAAGCAGTACGAGGGCGTCGGGTGCTACGTGAACAGCTGCAGCACGCTCGTCATCACCACCAGCGGGTTCGAGGGCCCGTGGGACTGCACGGCATCAGGGTCCTACAACCCCGGGTGGGACTTCCCGGAGCAGACGTCCAACGTCTCCAGCCTGGCGATCGGCTGGTACAGCCCGGGCACCCAGGTAACCGTGACGTGCGAGAGCGACATCGGCCAATCGGCATCAGGCTCGACGTCATGGCCCGTGAACAACGGCTAG